A single genomic interval of Microbacterium oleivorans harbors:
- a CDS encoding cellulase-like family protein: MTRYLGSGHEPAPDTRPLTGVIPSHLPPRLAITLWDFSWYTRAGQGEPYGDLDAALDEAVDRGYNAIRICAAPLLLFGGLGLDDLAADLEIEGLGRSPRGEVYGSGTRWYDVPGGFRLDLRARLFELLRGARDRGIVVILASWEYQQSPAFAADPRWFEAIDAVPLGERYDLLAAATIGMLDEIESAGLGDTIAFVELHNEVDFSLVPAFDSGGDAALDRVRSAHPRHLVTASYGKAPFLDLAALSERFQVGQLHVYAYGVLDALQRRIDIRSAGTEGFPGRAMRELLAVDAPSFASYGRAADWKFAATVITDQQIYGYDWVDPDLWDRWLYNNYGLYREEMMRELASRVIALAAWSRRRGIPAVVGEGWVGYTPLRADFEDGPVGTELAEHGVRTALEHGVWGMVLSSNAAPHHPQWADVTWQQRLNAEILRAPTRA; the protein is encoded by the coding sequence ATGACCCGCTACCTCGGCTCGGGCCACGAGCCCGCACCCGACACCCGTCCCCTCACGGGAGTCATCCCGTCGCACCTCCCGCCGCGGCTGGCGATCACCCTGTGGGACTTCTCCTGGTACACCCGCGCGGGGCAGGGCGAGCCCTACGGCGACCTCGACGCCGCCCTCGACGAGGCGGTCGACCGCGGCTACAACGCGATTCGCATCTGCGCCGCGCCGCTGCTGCTGTTCGGCGGGCTGGGGCTCGACGATCTCGCCGCCGACCTCGAGATCGAGGGGCTCGGGCGCTCGCCGCGCGGCGAGGTGTACGGCAGCGGCACCCGCTGGTACGACGTGCCCGGCGGGTTCCGCCTCGACCTCCGCGCCCGCCTGTTCGAGCTGCTGCGCGGTGCCCGCGACCGGGGCATCGTCGTCATCCTCGCAAGCTGGGAATACCAGCAGTCGCCCGCGTTCGCCGCCGACCCGCGGTGGTTCGAAGCGATCGACGCCGTCCCGCTCGGCGAGCGCTACGACCTGCTGGCGGCGGCGACCATCGGGATGCTCGACGAGATCGAGTCGGCGGGCCTCGGCGACACGATCGCCTTCGTCGAGCTGCACAACGAGGTCGACTTCTCCCTCGTGCCGGCGTTCGACAGCGGTGGCGACGCCGCGCTCGACCGGGTGCGTTCAGCGCACCCCCGTCACCTCGTGACAGCCAGCTACGGCAAGGCCCCGTTCCTCGACCTCGCGGCGCTGTCGGAGCGCTTCCAGGTCGGACAGCTGCACGTGTACGCGTACGGCGTGCTCGATGCCCTCCAGCGACGCATCGACATCCGCTCCGCGGGCACCGAGGGCTTCCCCGGACGGGCGATGCGCGAGCTCCTCGCCGTGGATGCGCCGAGCTTCGCCTCCTACGGCCGCGCCGCGGACTGGAAGTTCGCGGCCACCGTCATCACCGACCAGCAGATCTACGGATACGACTGGGTCGACCCGGACCTGTGGGACCGCTGGCTCTACAACAACTACGGCCTGTACCGCGAGGAGATGATGCGCGAGCTCGCATCGCGCGTCATCGCGCTGGCCGCGTGGTCGCGTCGCCGCGGCATCCCCGCCGTCGTCGGAGAAGGCTGGGTCGGATACACCCCGTTGCGCGCGGACTTCGAGGACGGCCCGGTCGGCACCGAGCTGGCCGAGCACGGCGTGCGCACCGCCCTGGAGCACGGGGTGTGGGGCATGGTGCTCAGCTCCAACGCCGCACCACACCACCCGCAGTGGGCCGATGTCACCTGGCAGCAGCGCCTGAACGCCGAGATCCTCCGGGCCCCGACGCGCGCGTGA
- a CDS encoding DUF5107 domain-containing protein, which produces MHSTSTRPLRLPEPPADERAHLDDGGVAAWESPLRIATYEPAPPEKLPMFFDRRVYQGSSGRVYPLPFTERIAHEPRDRDWQAVHLENRWIRLVLLPELGGRIHIGYDKTADYDFFYRNNVIKPALVGLAGPWISGGVEFNWPQHHRPATFLPMESWIEREADGAVTVWMSDHDPFARMRGTHGIRLRPDSTVIELRARLHNRTEVPQTFLWWANVAARAHENYQSFFPTDVRYVADHARRAVTAFPRADRPYYGVDYPARAAGLHPDADRIDYYGNIPVPTSYMVVETRDDFFGGYDHDAGAGFVHWADRRIAPGKKQWTWGDAPFGHAWDDQLTDGDGPYVELMAGVYTDNQPDFSYLAPGELKTFSQYWYPITGIGAAHQATRDAAVSVNVADGRVSVGVAVTAVVSAARVAVTVGQEEHERVVDLEPGRPLLFDLTAPEGLEPTGVSVVVTGGDRELIRWRPRAADDAAPEPSVATEPPLPEEIGSADELYLTGVHLAQYRHPTRQPEPYWEEVLRRDPGDARSNVALGAAAHARGEYRRARAHLRAAVDRLTFRNPNPADGEAHYRLGLVEARLGDDARAADAFAKAAWDARWLHAASVQRAVLDARAGCDSQALERLDEAARSGSDDPFMLSLRVIVLRRLGRAGAAQRVLDRLRAADPLDVLAAHLDGASPPSDGLLLLDLAGDLARVGEAAAAQEVFALAEHSSPRGTGGAAPLAAYLSAHLHERDGDTTAAAEARRRARDVPADWVFPAGLDAHDALRSAVAADPADTRARALLGMWLYDRGRRRDALTVWRAALSEETTDAVLLRNAALATAEVEGDLEAAAAMYDRAVEVAEDPRLWYELDQLAVRRGVPAADRLRRLEPHRRRLIERDDLLVTIADLLTATGRPAEAVDLLASRPLQPWEGGEGVAIRAFARAATAQADAAESDAAAAALLEGALQPPRSLGEAWHLLDSRASLWLRLGRIRAAAGDTDAADAAYARAAAEAAAAPADADTLDGARAASARGDDATAISLREEVRALVAQLRTTPARVDYFATSLPETLLFSLDPVAAAARRADRLEAALAAYDRELGDHGARGGARAAVTADQDAEVRA; this is translated from the coding sequence ATGCACTCCACATCGACACGTCCGTTGCGCCTTCCCGAGCCGCCCGCGGACGAGCGGGCGCATCTCGACGACGGCGGTGTCGCCGCCTGGGAGTCGCCGCTGCGCATCGCCACCTACGAGCCCGCGCCGCCCGAGAAGCTGCCGATGTTCTTCGACCGCCGCGTCTACCAGGGCTCCAGCGGCCGGGTGTACCCGCTGCCGTTCACCGAGCGCATCGCGCACGAACCGCGTGATCGCGACTGGCAGGCGGTTCATCTCGAGAATCGATGGATCCGCCTGGTGCTGCTCCCCGAGCTCGGTGGCCGCATCCACATCGGCTACGACAAGACGGCCGACTACGACTTCTTCTACCGCAACAACGTGATCAAGCCCGCCCTGGTGGGACTCGCCGGTCCGTGGATCTCGGGCGGCGTGGAGTTCAACTGGCCGCAGCATCACCGGCCGGCGACGTTCCTGCCGATGGAGAGCTGGATCGAGCGGGAAGCGGACGGCGCGGTGACGGTGTGGATGTCGGACCACGACCCCTTCGCGCGGATGCGCGGCACGCACGGCATCCGGTTGCGCCCCGACAGCACGGTCATCGAACTGCGCGCGCGCCTGCACAACCGCACCGAGGTGCCGCAGACGTTCCTGTGGTGGGCGAACGTCGCCGCGCGCGCCCACGAGAACTATCAGTCCTTCTTCCCGACCGATGTCCGCTACGTCGCCGACCACGCCCGCCGTGCGGTCACCGCCTTCCCTCGCGCCGACCGGCCCTACTACGGCGTCGACTACCCGGCCCGGGCTGCCGGGCTCCATCCCGATGCCGACCGCATCGACTACTACGGCAACATCCCCGTGCCGACCTCGTACATGGTCGTCGAGACCCGCGACGACTTCTTCGGCGGCTACGACCACGACGCCGGCGCCGGGTTCGTGCACTGGGCCGACCGGCGCATCGCGCCGGGCAAGAAGCAGTGGACCTGGGGCGATGCGCCTTTCGGACACGCCTGGGACGACCAGCTCACCGACGGCGACGGACCGTACGTCGAGCTGATGGCGGGGGTCTACACCGACAACCAGCCCGACTTCTCGTACCTCGCGCCGGGCGAGCTGAAGACGTTCTCGCAGTACTGGTACCCCATCACCGGCATCGGTGCGGCGCATCAGGCGACCCGGGATGCGGCGGTGTCGGTGAACGTCGCCGACGGTCGCGTCTCGGTGGGTGTCGCCGTCACCGCCGTCGTCTCCGCGGCGCGGGTCGCCGTCACCGTCGGGCAGGAGGAGCACGAGCGCGTCGTCGACCTCGAACCCGGCCGACCCCTTCTGTTCGACCTGACGGCGCCCGAGGGGCTGGAGCCCACCGGCGTGAGCGTGGTCGTGACCGGCGGCGACCGCGAACTCATCCGGTGGCGACCGCGCGCCGCGGACGATGCCGCCCCCGAGCCCTCGGTCGCGACCGAGCCGCCGCTGCCGGAGGAGATCGGCTCGGCCGACGAGCTGTATCTCACCGGTGTGCACCTCGCGCAGTACCGTCATCCCACGCGGCAGCCCGAGCCCTACTGGGAGGAGGTGCTCCGCCGCGATCCCGGCGATGCCCGGTCGAACGTGGCGCTGGGCGCCGCGGCCCATGCGCGCGGCGAGTACCGGCGAGCCCGCGCGCACCTGCGCGCCGCCGTCGACCGGCTCACCTTCCGCAACCCGAACCCCGCCGACGGTGAGGCGCACTACCGGCTCGGCCTCGTCGAGGCCCGACTGGGCGACGACGCCCGGGCGGCGGATGCGTTCGCCAAAGCCGCCTGGGACGCGCGGTGGCTGCATGCCGCCAGCGTGCAGCGTGCCGTGCTCGATGCGCGGGCGGGATGCGACAGCCAGGCGCTCGAGCGGCTCGACGAGGCGGCCCGATCCGGATCGGACGACCCGTTCATGCTGAGCCTGCGCGTCATCGTGCTGCGCCGTCTCGGCCGTGCTGGTGCCGCGCAGAGGGTGCTCGACCGGTTGCGCGCCGCCGATCCGCTCGACGTGCTCGCCGCGCACCTCGACGGCGCCTCGCCCCCGTCCGACGGCCTGCTGCTGCTCGACCTCGCGGGCGACCTCGCGCGCGTGGGAGAGGCCGCGGCCGCTCAGGAGGTGTTCGCCCTCGCCGAGCACAGCAGCCCCCGGGGGACGGGCGGGGCGGCGCCGTTGGCGGCATATCTGTCGGCGCACCTGCACGAGCGCGACGGCGACACGACGGCCGCGGCCGAGGCGCGCCGCCGGGCCCGGGACGTCCCGGCCGACTGGGTCTTCCCCGCCGGTCTCGACGCCCATGACGCGCTTCGGAGCGCCGTGGCCGCCGACCCCGCCGATACGCGCGCCCGTGCCCTCCTGGGCATGTGGCTGTACGACCGCGGACGGCGGCGCGACGCGCTGACCGTGTGGCGCGCGGCGTTGTCGGAGGAGACGACCGACGCCGTGCTGCTGCGAAACGCCGCGCTCGCCACGGCCGAGGTCGAGGGTGACCTCGAAGCCGCTGCCGCGATGTACGACCGGGCGGTGGAGGTGGCAGAGGATCCGCGCCTGTGGTACGAGCTCGACCAGCTCGCGGTGCGCCGAGGGGTGCCGGCCGCGGACCGGCTGCGACGGCTCGAGCCGCACCGCCGGCGCCTCATCGAGCGAGACGACCTCCTCGTCACGATCGCCGATCTGCTCACGGCGACCGGCCGTCCCGCCGAGGCCGTCGACCTGCTCGCCTCGCGGCCGCTGCAGCCGTGGGAGGGTGGCGAAGGCGTCGCGATCCGGGCGTTTGCGCGCGCCGCGACCGCTCAGGCCGACGCGGCGGAATCGGATGCCGCGGCGGCGGCACTGCTGGAGGGGGCGCTGCAGCCGCCGCGATCGCTCGGCGAGGCCTGGCACCTGCTCGACAGTCGCGCATCGCTCTGGTTGCGCCTCGGACGCATCCGAGCTGCGGCCGGTGACACCGATGCAGCCGATGCGGCATACGCCCGTGCGGCCGCCGAGGCTGCCGCGGCACCCGCCGACGCCGACACCCTCGACGGCGCGCGGGCGGCGTCTGCCCGAGGCGACGACGCCACGGCGATCAGCCTGCGCGAAGAGGTGCGAGCCCTCGTCGCGCAGCTGCGCACGACACCGGCCCGCGTGGACTACTTCGCCACGTCGCTGCCCGAGACGCTGCTGTTCTCCCTCGACCCCGTCGCCGCGGCTGCGCGCCGGGCCGACCGGCTCGAGGCCGCGCTCGCCGCGTACGACCGCGAGCTCGGCGACCACGGCGCCCGCGGCGGTGCCCGCGCCGCCGTCACCGCCGATCAAGACGCGGAGGTGCGCGCATGA
- a CDS encoding AraC family transcriptional regulator — MAIRDGFDGERLCVVPAPSIAAALLRPVTRRLVVTDAGWFPHATDHGRVRERGIRTTIVIVCTAGAGWLELDGVRHRVGAGTAAVVPAGTPHAYGASEDDPWTIWWCHIIGSDVDDLTAAVGTSTARPLVRLHGLERAVALLDEIVRGLERDQSPVRLVAVTGAAFKLMTQLASDQALPERGDPLERAMTFLGERLDSAVPVGDLAAMVGVSASHLTALFRRATGGGVLAYHTGLRMTAARTLLERTDRTIGQIAAEVGYADPFYFSRHFRRVHGMSPSRFRQERAR; from the coding sequence ATGGCGATCAGAGATGGATTCGACGGCGAGCGTCTGTGCGTGGTCCCCGCCCCGTCGATCGCCGCCGCACTCCTGCGACCGGTGACGCGACGGCTCGTGGTGACCGATGCCGGCTGGTTCCCCCACGCCACCGACCACGGCCGGGTGCGTGAACGCGGGATCCGCACGACCATCGTCATCGTGTGCACCGCGGGGGCCGGGTGGCTCGAGCTCGACGGGGTCCGCCACCGCGTCGGCGCGGGCACGGCGGCGGTCGTCCCCGCGGGCACGCCCCACGCCTACGGCGCGAGCGAGGACGATCCCTGGACGATCTGGTGGTGCCACATCATCGGCTCCGACGTCGACGACCTCACCGCCGCGGTCGGCACGAGCACGGCGCGCCCGCTGGTGCGGCTGCACGGCCTCGAGCGTGCCGTCGCACTGCTCGATGAGATCGTGCGGGGCCTTGAGCGCGACCAGTCGCCCGTGCGCCTGGTCGCCGTCACCGGCGCGGCGTTCAAGCTGATGACCCAGCTCGCCTCCGACCAGGCACTCCCCGAGCGGGGCGATCCACTCGAGCGGGCGATGACGTTCCTGGGCGAACGGCTCGACAGCGCCGTGCCGGTCGGCGACCTCGCGGCGATGGTCGGCGTGTCGGCCTCGCATCTGACGGCGCTGTTCCGCCGGGCGACGGGAGGCGGGGTGCTGGCGTACCACACGGGGCTGCGCATGACAGCGGCCCGCACGCTGCTCGAGCGCACCGACCGGACGATCGGGCAGATCGCCGCGGAGGTCGGGTACGCCGACCCGTTCTACTTCTCGCGTCACTTCCGCCGGGTGCATGGCATGAGCCCGAGCCGGTTCCGGCAGGAACGAGCCCGCTGA
- a CDS encoding ABC1 kinase family protein: MPEWLLFSIGAAVFAVVATWLAKRVLEARVGWVRGPIVSLVVFVVFAPLGFWVLREAGIVRGGRVLADHPVTYGFILLVLAWMFAIVLIALITLELMWPARAPVGPITAVREALHRRRRAMRYARIVAIASRHGLGGMRSESARAELPRALAATLDDAGVTFVKLGQILSTRSDLLPAEITGALASLQMDTTPIPWPEAKAAIETQLGRPLDLVFSHIDEAPLAAASVGQVHTARLLGGGDVVVKIQRPQARAQVATDLDIIERAAADLERRTSWAKDVGAAALAAQFSAALREELDYRVEVANMEMLRDSMTAADARAVRIPDVSAELCTEQLIVMEHVRGVPFSRLPEPGSGLAGAVDPAEATRIADAVLDVIVGQIALRGVFHADLHPGNLILQPDGIVALIDFGSVGIVEKGLRRLLLPLLVALHNEDDSGATDAVLMLVKPRNEAGVDVAALQHDIGVILTRLHNSRADQHLFAALIDVLRHHRLALPPGLLLAFRTLGAVEGTLRRLDPDYDMIKRALARAPHYALRMGDPRSTALAAQVQLQLGLERMRELPRRVDGILHDLESGQLTVRLRALESPEDRSWVESLTGRLTTTLVGATLVVVGVMMGIADNGPVLTESVSVFPFLGSVVGLGGLLLLLRSLRTALVRRDGT, translated from the coding sequence ATGCCGGAATGGTTGCTCTTCTCGATCGGTGCCGCGGTGTTCGCCGTCGTGGCGACCTGGCTCGCGAAGCGGGTGCTCGAGGCGCGCGTGGGGTGGGTGCGGGGACCGATCGTCTCGCTCGTGGTGTTCGTGGTGTTCGCGCCCCTGGGCTTCTGGGTGCTCCGTGAGGCGGGGATCGTCCGCGGCGGACGGGTGCTGGCCGATCACCCGGTGACCTACGGGTTCATCCTGCTCGTGCTGGCCTGGATGTTCGCGATCGTGCTGATCGCGCTCATCACGCTGGAGCTGATGTGGCCGGCGCGCGCACCGGTCGGGCCGATCACCGCCGTGCGCGAGGCACTGCACCGGCGTCGACGCGCGATGCGGTACGCCCGCATCGTCGCGATCGCCTCGCGTCACGGTCTCGGCGGGATGCGCAGCGAGTCGGCACGTGCGGAGCTCCCCCGAGCCCTGGCCGCGACGCTCGACGACGCGGGGGTCACGTTCGTCAAGCTGGGGCAGATCCTCTCCACCCGCAGCGACCTGCTGCCCGCCGAGATCACCGGCGCGCTGGCGTCGTTGCAGATGGACACCACGCCCATCCCGTGGCCCGAGGCGAAGGCCGCGATCGAGACGCAGCTGGGACGCCCGCTCGATCTCGTGTTCTCGCACATCGACGAGGCGCCGCTCGCGGCGGCATCCGTGGGCCAGGTGCACACCGCGCGACTGCTCGGGGGCGGGGACGTCGTCGTGAAGATCCAGCGACCCCAGGCGCGGGCGCAGGTGGCGACCGACCTCGACATCATCGAGCGCGCGGCGGCCGACCTCGAGCGGCGCACGTCGTGGGCCAAGGACGTGGGCGCCGCGGCGCTGGCGGCCCAGTTCTCGGCGGCTCTGCGCGAGGAGCTCGACTACCGGGTCGAGGTGGCGAACATGGAGATGCTGCGCGACTCGATGACCGCCGCCGACGCCCGGGCGGTGCGCATCCCCGATGTCTCCGCCGAGTTGTGCACCGAGCAGCTGATCGTGATGGAACACGTCCGTGGCGTGCCGTTCAGCCGTCTGCCCGAGCCGGGCAGCGGTCTTGCCGGTGCGGTCGACCCCGCTGAGGCCACGCGCATCGCCGACGCCGTGCTCGACGTGATCGTCGGTCAGATCGCGCTGCGGGGCGTCTTCCACGCCGACCTCCACCCGGGCAATCTGATCCTGCAGCCCGACGGCATCGTCGCGCTGATCGACTTCGGGTCGGTCGGCATCGTCGAGAAGGGGCTGCGCCGGCTCCTGCTGCCTCTCCTGGTCGCCCTGCACAACGAGGACGACTCCGGCGCGACCGACGCGGTGCTCATGCTGGTCAAGCCCCGCAACGAGGCCGGAGTCGACGTCGCGGCACTCCAGCACGACATCGGCGTCATCCTCACCCGCCTGCACAACTCGCGTGCGGATCAGCACCTGTTCGCGGCCCTGATCGACGTGCTCCGCCACCATCGGCTGGCCCTGCCGCCGGGGCTGCTCCTGGCCTTCCGCACCCTCGGTGCCGTCGAGGGCACGCTTCGCCGCCTCGATCCCGACTACGACATGATCAAGCGCGCCCTGGCGCGCGCCCCCCACTACGCGCTGCGGATGGGCGACCCGCGGAGCACGGCCCTGGCCGCTCAGGTGCAGCTCCAGCTCGGGCTCGAGCGGATGCGGGAGCTCCCCCGCCGCGTCGACGGCATCCTGCACGATCTCGAGTCGGGGCAGCTCACCGTCCGCCTCCGCGCCCTGGAGTCGCCCGAGGACCGCTCCTGGGTCGAATCCCTCACCGGGCGCCTCACGACCACCCTGGTGGGCGCGACGCTGGTCGTGGTGGGCGTCATGATGGGGATCGCCGACAACGGTCCCGTGCTGACCGAGTCGGTGTCGGTATTTCCCTTCCTCGGCAGCGTCGTCGGTCTCGGCGGACTGCTGCTGCTGCTGCGATCCCTGCGCACCGCGCTGGTGCGCCGCGACGGGACCTGA
- a CDS encoding LysR family transcriptional regulator: MKIRDLAHFVAAAEALHFPRAAEKLGISLPVLYSSIERLEDEVGHPLFVKDGARPRLTPAGALLLDDAREAVAAAPPAPKQKSTGGGKAKASKGSGRAPIVKGQPKPYKKRQGR; encoded by the coding sequence ATGAAGATCCGCGATCTGGCCCATTTCGTGGCCGCCGCCGAAGCACTGCACTTCCCCCGCGCCGCCGAGAAGCTCGGCATCTCGCTGCCGGTGCTTTACTCCTCGATCGAGCGTCTGGAGGACGAGGTCGGCCACCCCCTGTTCGTCAAGGACGGAGCCCGCCCGCGGCTCACCCCTGCCGGGGCGCTGCTGCTCGACGACGCTCGGGAGGCGGTCGCCGCTGCCCCGCCGGCGCCGAAGCAGAAGTCGACCGGCGGCGGCAAGGCGAAGGCGTCGAAGGGCTCGGGCCGAGCGCCGATCGTGAAGGGGCAGCCCAAGCCCTACAAGAAGCGCCAGGGCCGCTGA
- a CDS encoding NAD(P)-dependent alcohol dehydrogenase, whose amino-acid sequence MNGIPGHMTASVLVEPRVLEVREVAVPRLEPGDVLVELTAVGLCGSDVHFYEHGRVGDLVVEQPLILGHEAAGVIAAVASPADGHRIGERVAIDPQRPCRWCAACRAGRSNLCERMRFPSAPPENGAFARYLAVPADAAHPLPETMSDDEGALLEPLSVGIAAVRKAGIVPGSRVLVAGAGPIGILAAAAARAFGAAEVIVADPVAARRAVALAHGATRVVDPREVAELDGLMDAFIDASGARPAIAAGLRSLRGAGRAVLVGMGAASVEVDLFLIQSRELVVEGLFRYVDTWPAAIHLVASGLVRVDDLVTARGGLDDLAAFFARNGDAEAMKFIVDPRVRRLPDHAES is encoded by the coding sequence ATGAACGGCATCCCGGGCCATATGACCGCGAGCGTGCTCGTCGAGCCGCGCGTCCTCGAGGTGCGCGAGGTCGCGGTGCCCCGGCTCGAGCCGGGTGACGTCCTGGTCGAGCTGACCGCGGTCGGGCTCTGCGGCTCCGACGTGCACTTCTACGAGCACGGACGGGTCGGCGACCTCGTCGTCGAGCAGCCGCTCATCCTCGGACACGAGGCGGCCGGTGTCATCGCGGCGGTGGCGTCGCCCGCCGACGGGCACCGCATCGGCGAGCGTGTCGCGATCGACCCGCAACGACCGTGCCGGTGGTGCGCCGCCTGCCGCGCCGGGCGCTCCAACCTCTGCGAGCGCATGCGGTTCCCCTCGGCGCCGCCCGAGAACGGTGCCTTCGCCCGCTATCTCGCCGTCCCCGCCGACGCGGCGCACCCGCTGCCCGAGACGATGAGCGACGACGAGGGGGCCCTGCTCGAGCCGTTGTCGGTGGGCATAGCCGCCGTCCGCAAGGCCGGGATCGTCCCCGGCTCGAGGGTGCTCGTGGCCGGAGCCGGTCCGATCGGCATCCTCGCCGCGGCCGCCGCCCGTGCGTTCGGGGCCGCCGAGGTGATCGTCGCCGACCCGGTGGCCGCCCGACGCGCGGTCGCGCTCGCGCACGGGGCCACGCGGGTCGTCGATCCGCGCGAGGTCGCCGAGCTCGACGGGCTCATGGATGCGTTCATCGATGCATCGGGCGCGCGTCCGGCCATCGCGGCGGGGCTGCGCTCGCTGCGGGGAGCGGGCCGAGCCGTCCTCGTGGGCATGGGGGCGGCGTCGGTCGAGGTCGATCTGTTCCTCATCCAGAGCCGCGAGCTGGTGGTGGAGGGGCTCTTCCGCTACGTCGACACGTGGCCGGCAGCCATCCACCTGGTGGCCTCGGGACTCGTGCGCGTCGACGACCTCGTCACTGCGCGCGGCGGGCTCGACGATCTCGCCGCCTTCTTCGCCCGCAACGGCGACGCGGAGGCGATGAAGTTCATCGTCGACCCGCGGGTGCGCCGGCTCCCCGACCACGCGGAGTCGTGA
- a CDS encoding DEAD/DEAH box helicase — protein sequence MSTSAEPTAVEAPEEPPVITFRDLGLGEQVLKALADVGYETPSAIQAATIPTLLGGRDVVGLAQTGTGKTAAFALPILDRLDLAQKTPQALVLAPTRELALQVCEAFEKYAARTRGVHVLPVYGGQGYGVQLSALRRGVHVIVGTPGRIMDHLDKGTLDLSELKYLVLDEADEMLKMGFAEDVETILADTPATKQVALFSATMPAAIRRMSKQYLNDPEEITIASKTTTSSTITQRYLIVSFQQKIDALTRILEVENFEAMIVFARTKSATEEVAEKLRARGYSAAAINGDVAQVQRERTVNQLKSGKLDILVATDVAARGLDVERISHVVNFDISTDTESYVHRIGRTGRAGRTGDAISFVTPRERGLVTAIERATRQPLTQMQLPSVDEVNVTRLSRFDDRITAALEETERVERFRDIIAHYVRHHDVPEVDVAAALAVVAQGETPLLLDPDPEPRARAPREDRGARGFDRDDRDGRPERRPRPGNANMTTYRIAVGKRHRVEPRQIVGALANEGGLSRGDFGAIQIRPDFSLVELPSDMPQSTLDRLTDTRISGKAIEIRVDTGGPARRPRDRDDRGGRSDGGDRFERDDRPARKPRHRADDRD from the coding sequence GTGTCCACTTCTGCTGAACCCACCGCTGTCGAGGCTCCCGAGGAGCCGCCCGTCATCACTTTCCGCGACCTCGGGCTGGGGGAGCAGGTGCTCAAGGCGCTCGCCGACGTCGGCTACGAGACGCCCTCCGCCATTCAGGCCGCGACGATCCCCACCCTGCTCGGTGGCCGCGATGTCGTCGGCCTCGCGCAGACCGGAACCGGCAAGACCGCCGCGTTCGCGCTGCCGATCCTCGACCGGCTCGATCTCGCTCAGAAGACGCCGCAGGCGCTCGTGCTGGCGCCCACGCGCGAGCTGGCCCTGCAGGTCTGCGAGGCCTTCGAGAAGTACGCCGCCCGCACTCGTGGCGTGCACGTCCTGCCGGTGTACGGCGGGCAGGGCTACGGCGTGCAGCTGTCGGCGCTGCGGCGCGGCGTGCACGTCATCGTCGGCACGCCGGGTCGCATCATGGACCACCTCGACAAGGGCACCCTCGACCTGTCGGAGCTGAAGTACCTCGTCCTCGACGAGGCCGACGAGATGCTCAAGATGGGCTTCGCCGAGGACGTCGAGACGATCCTCGCCGACACCCCCGCCACCAAACAGGTCGCGCTCTTCTCGGCGACCATGCCCGCCGCGATCCGCCGGATGTCGAAGCAGTACCTCAACGACCCCGAAGAGATCACGATCGCGTCGAAGACGACGACCTCCTCGACCATCACACAGCGGTACCTCATCGTGTCGTTCCAGCAGAAGATCGACGCGCTCACGCGCATCCTCGAGGTCGAGAACTTCGAGGCGATGATCGTGTTCGCCCGCACCAAGAGCGCCACCGAGGAGGTCGCCGAGAAGCTGCGCGCCCGCGGGTACTCGGCCGCCGCCATCAACGGCGACGTGGCTCAGGTGCAGCGCGAGCGCACCGTGAACCAGCTCAAGTCGGGCAAGCTCGACATCCTGGTCGCCACCGATGTCGCCGCCCGCGGCCTCGATGTCGAGCGCATCTCGCACGTGGTCAACTTCGACATCTCCACCGACACCGAGTCGTACGTGCACCGCATCGGCCGCACGGGTCGGGCCGGGCGCACGGGTGACGCGATCAGCTTCGTCACGCCCCGCGAACGCGGGCTCGTGACGGCCATCGAGCGCGCGACGCGTCAGCCGCTGACCCAGATGCAGCTCCCGAGCGTCGACGAGGTCAACGTCACCCGCCTGTCGCGCTTCGACGACCGCATCACCGCGGCGCTGGAGGAGACCGAGCGCGTCGAGCGTTTCCGCGACATCATCGCCCACTACGTCCGGCACCACGACGTGCCCGAGGTCGACGTCGCCGCGGCCCTCGCCGTCGTCGCGCAGGGGGAGACCCCGCTCCTGCTGGACCCGGACCCCGAGCCGCGTGCGCGAGCGCCCCGAGAGGACCGCGGCGCCCGCGGCTTCGACCGGGACGACCGCGACGGCCGCCCCGAGCGGCGTCCGCGGCCGGGCAACGCCAACATGACCACCTACCGCATCGCGGTCGGCAAGCGCCACCGGGTCGAGCCCCGTCAGATCGTGGGCGCGCTCGCGAACGAGGGCGGCCTGAGCCGGGGCGATTTCGGCGCGATCCAGATCCGCCCGGACTTCTCGCTCGTCGAGCTGCCGTCGGACATGCCGCAGTCGACCCTCGATCGCCTCACCGACACCCGCATCTCGGGCAAGGCGATCGAGATCCGCGTCGACACCGGTGGCCCGGCTCGGCGCCCGCGCGACCGGGACGACCGCGGGGGGCGCTCCGACGGCGGCGACCGGTTCGAGCGCGATGACCGCCCCGCGCGCAAGCCGCGGCACCGCGCCGACGACCGCGACTGA